The following are encoded in a window of Osmia bicornis bicornis chromosome 15, iOsmBic2.1, whole genome shotgun sequence genomic DNA:
- the LOC114873001 gene encoding bestrophin-4-like gives MTVSYQYQVANSTRGGFTRLLFMWRGSLYKLIYRELFLFLTLFAALSAIYRYLLNSKQKKEFEQIVIYCDNFINLIPLSFVLGFYVSYVAQRWWQQYQAIPWPDKVMHLIALYVTGNDNYARMLRRSMMRYLNLSLILVLRSISSAVKKRFPTLDHVVDSGFMTSLELELFLAVPSSEFNTYWIPCTWFINLLKDARQNQRTPDPQGLKLIMEEFCEFRTKCGMLWSYDWISIPLVYTQVVTLATYSFFAVALIARQYIDGKEKQFQLQIDVYIPVFTILQFFFFMGLLKVAEQLINPFGDDDEDFELNWIIDRHTKVSYLGVDTLMNRCPPLVKDIYFDDENLILPYTEAAAAYKKKTYRGSVANMTVPEEKQTMFLPDVIEENEEDVKPSLHTSTMSLATHNESPSSQRRQISSRAETPTKTDETCSETIVQFDIQESPSRIEQAEQRFKLTETMRKVSSLGRHSISQSEHTRKPFFTLTKSPKMQPGSSTSNLSKTSRQIIDTPTVYISEENPWGEYTSHVLHPPSLEALSDQFSETGKQCGFENTQLPDTFNLDTSDSSHSDTCQLQCHHTNMCPLRPSDINLSIPAKAATPKAKSPKYLVRRHKSLEAGKKKGIQWKKIIKTYRKEKPEDILVVEEMIPYTRSSPNLKHLDKCSQTPVKDTSDDDMGSPSKKE, from the exons ATGACGGTCTCGTACCAATATCAAGTCGCTAACTCAACGAGGGGTGGATTCACCAGGCTACTTTTTATGTGGAGAGGCTCACTCTACAAGCTTATCTATAGAGAACTCTTCCTGTTTTTAACTCTTTTCGCCGCACTTTCCGCTATTTATCGTTACTTGCTGAATTCCAAGCAGAAAAA AGAATTCGAGCAAATTGTTATTTACTGCGATAACTTCATCAATTTGATTCCATTAAGTTTTGTTCTTGGATTCTACGTATCATATGTCGCTCAAAGGTGGTGGCAACAATATCAAGCAATACCTTGGCCTGATAA agTGATGCATTTAATTGCATTATATGTTACGGGAAACGACAATTACGCTCGTATGCTTCGAAGGAGTATGATGCGTTATTTGAACCTTTCCCTAATATTAGTTTTACGTTCGATCAGTTCGGCAGTTAAGAAACGTTTCCCAACGCTTGATCATGTTGTTGATTCTG GTTTCATGACGTCCTTAGAGTTAGAATTATTTCTGGCAGTACCAAGTTCAGAATTTAATACCTACTGGATCCCGTGTACATGGTTTATCAATCTTTTGAAAGATGCACGTCAAAATCAGAGAACTCCTGATCCTCAaggattaaaattaatcatgGAA GAATTTTGTGAGTTTCGTACTAAATGCGGCATGTTATGGAGCTACGATTGGATATCAATCCCTTTAGTTTATACGCAAGTAGTAACGCTAGCAACATACAGTTTCTTTGCTGTGGCTTTAATAGCTCGTCAATATATTGATGGCAAGGAAAAACAATTTCAACTGCAAATTGACGTATATATTCCTGTTTTTACCATTCTgcaattcttctttttcatggGCTTGTTAAag GTGGCAgaacaattaattaatcctttcgGTGATGACGACGAAGACTTTGAACTCAACTGGATAATTGATCGTCATACAAAG GTATCTTATCTTGGAGTCGACACGCTAATGAATCGATGTCCACCTTTGGTTAAAGACATTTACTTCGACGATGAAAATCTGATTTTACCATATACTGAAGCAGCAGCTgcttataaaaagaaaacgtaTCGTGGTAGCGTGGCGAATATGAC AGTCCCTGAAGAAAAGCAAACTATGTTTTTACCAGATGTTATagaagaaaacgaagaagaTGTAAAACCCTCGCTTCATACGTCAACCATGAGTTTAGCCACTCACAATGAAAGCCCATCCAGTCAAAGGcg CCAGATCAGCTCGCGCGCTGAAACACCTACAAAAACTGATGAAACTTGTTCAGAGACAATTGTACAGTTTGATATTCAAGAATCGCCATCGCGAATAGAACAAGCAGAACAACGATTTAAATTAACAGAGACTATGAGAAAAGTTTCATCTCTAGGAAGACATTCAATATCGCAAAGTGAACACACtcgaaaaccattttttacATTAACGAAAAGTCCTAAAATGCAACCTGGCTCGAGTACCTCCAATTTATCAAAAACTAGCAGACAAATCATCGACACTCCTACGGTATATATCAGCGAAGAAAATCCATGGGGAGAATATACTTCACACGTTTTGCATCCACCCTCGTTAGAAGCGCTTTCAGACCAGTTTTCAGAGACAGGAAAACAATGTGGTTTCGAAAATACACAGTTACCTGATACTTTCAATCTAGACACAAGCGATAGTTCTCATTCAGACACGTGTCAATTGCAGTGTCATCATACGAACATGTGCCCCTTAAGACCATCGGATATCAATTTATCAATTCCAGCAAAAGCAGCCACACCAAAAGCCAAAAGTCCCAAGTATCTCGTAAGAAGACACAAGTCTCTGGAGGCTGGTAAAAAGAAAGGTATTCAatggaagaaaattattaagaCCTATCGAAAAGAAAAGCCGGAAGATATACTGGTAGTAGAAGAAATGATACCTTACACAAGAAGCTCACCAAATTTGAAACATTTGGATAAGTGTTCACAGACTCCGGTAAAAGATACATCTGATGACGATATGGGCTCACCTTCgaagaaagaataa